The following coding sequences lie in one Rutidosis leptorrhynchoides isolate AG116_Rl617_1_P2 chromosome 4, CSIRO_AGI_Rlap_v1, whole genome shotgun sequence genomic window:
- the LOC139844630 gene encoding casparian strip membrane protein 1 — MEGESTAVNITETPKERKGKAPLLSAPPASSAVKPLVHKAPKGGYKRGLAIFDVILRLAGIAAALGAAIAMGSTEQTLPFFTQFFQFKAQFDDLPAFTFFVVANAITAAYLALSIPISIVCVIRPHLVAPRVLLIFLDTVAVALTTAAAGGAASIVYLAHNGNQDANWPAICQQFNNFCQETSGAVVASFLAVVVLLCLVMLSAFAL, encoded by the exons ATGGAAGGCGAGTCAACCGCAGTTAACATTACAGAAACACCAAAAGAAAGGAAAGGAAAGGCGCCACTTTTGTCCGCACCACCGGCCTCAAGTGCTGTCAAACCATTGGTTCATAAGGCTCCAAAAGGAGGGTACAAAAGAGGGCTTGCCATATTTGATGTGATTCTAAGGCTAGCCGGCATTGCTGCTGCTTTAGGAGCCGCTATAGCCATGGGTTCCACCGAACAAACGCTCCCTTTCTTCACTCAGTTCTTTCAATTCAAAGCGCAATTCGATGATCTACCAGCCTTTAC GTTTTTTGTGGTCGCTAACGCCATTACAGCAGCGTATCTAGCCCTCTCGATCCCTATATCTATCGTATGCGTTATTCGCCCGCATTTGGTGGCCCCAAGAGTCCTCCTCATCTTCCTTGACACA GTTGCGGTTGCCTTGACAACAGCGGCAGCTGGTGGGGCGGCATCCATAGTGTATTTGGCTCATAACGGAAACCAGGATGCAAACTGGCCGGCAATTTGTCAACAATTCAACAATTTCTGTCAAGAAACAAGCGGAGCAGTGGTGGCATCTTTTCTAGCAGTCGTTGTTCTTTTATGTTTGGTCATGTTGTCTGCATTCGCTCTTTAA